From a region of the Nitrospira sp. genome:
- the bamD gene encoding outer membrane protein assembly factor BamD — MSSLVLASCAGDVGTDDVRKGIKKAISGTDEQIFIGDTLENHYHPNVIMKRGEAYFEKEEYAEALVEYKHFMDLHRNHVLAPYAAFRIGEIHFKMAKTIDRDPEPMQKAITAFDQMRKDFPGSRYDTQAQQKLDECHDWLSQMHLFVGQFYYRRGSYLAAAHRFEQIIKTYPNKPVASDALYFLAKSYHEMGADDWAREKLILLAEKYPDSPSSGSGKSLLEKIGGAQPSTLLAQKSDSALLSDAGPTTMIRSSRPEATNRQSASSLSSSPMTTLGVPSSLDSFVAPSTNTLGQGFTACRLGAWC; from the coding sequence GTGAGTTCTCTCGTTTTGGCCTCCTGTGCCGGCGATGTCGGTACGGACGATGTACGGAAGGGGATAAAGAAGGCCATCAGTGGTACAGACGAGCAGATTTTTATCGGAGATACCCTTGAGAACCACTACCACCCGAATGTGATCATGAAGCGGGGTGAAGCGTATTTTGAAAAGGAAGAGTATGCGGAAGCCTTAGTTGAGTACAAGCACTTCATGGATCTCCATCGCAATCACGTCCTGGCCCCGTACGCGGCCTTCAGGATCGGCGAAATTCATTTTAAGATGGCGAAGACCATCGATCGTGATCCCGAACCAATGCAAAAGGCCATTACCGCATTCGACCAGATGAGAAAAGACTTCCCTGGTAGCCGCTATGATACACAGGCTCAGCAAAAACTCGATGAGTGCCACGATTGGCTCTCTCAGATGCATCTCTTCGTGGGGCAATTCTACTACCGGCGGGGGTCCTACCTCGCGGCTGCTCATCGGTTTGAACAGATCATCAAGACCTACCCCAATAAGCCCGTCGCCTCCGATGCCCTGTACTTCCTAGCCAAGTCCTACCATGAAATGGGAGCCGACGATTGGGCAAGAGAAAAGCTCATCCTATTGGCCGAAAAATATCCGGACAGTCCTTCCTCAGGGTCCGGAAAGAGCCTGCTGGAGAAAATCGGCGGAGCACAACCAAGTACGCTGCTGGCACAGAAGTCGGATTCGGCCCTCCTTTCCGACGCTGGGCCCACGACAATGATCCGAAGCAGCCGACCAGAAGCCACCAATCGACAATCCGCTTCTTCACTTTCATCTTCCCCAATGACGACGCTGGGCGTTCCTTCGTCGCTCGATTCCTTTGTTGCTCCCTCTACCAACACACTGGGGCAAGGCTTTACGGCCTGCCGCCTTGGCGCCTGGTGCTGA
- a CDS encoding sulfite exporter TauE/SafE family protein, with translation MTQSIPQISLIAAFSAGLLSFVSPCVLPLVPSYISYITGLSVEQLADASERVKFKKAIVLNSLLFIAGFSSVFIAFGASASFLGQVLITHQDTIRRIGGVLIIVFGLYLLGILNLKFLKMEHRYQFRSRPAGYLGSFLIGVAFAAGWTPCVGPVLGSILLYASTTDSLLNGVVLLTFYSVGLGLPLFLTALGVDRFLAYFKEVRAYLWGVSTVSGVMLVLVGVMIYANSLTMVTSFLERYGIGWYLGQ, from the coding sequence ATGACTCAGTCTATCCCACAGATCTCGCTCATTGCCGCCTTCTCAGCAGGGCTCCTCTCATTCGTGTCTCCATGCGTTCTGCCGTTGGTGCCGAGCTACATTTCCTACATTACGGGGCTATCCGTCGAACAATTGGCGGATGCATCTGAACGGGTGAAGTTCAAGAAAGCGATTGTTCTGAACTCGTTGTTGTTTATCGCCGGGTTTTCATCTGTCTTTATCGCGTTCGGCGCATCAGCCAGTTTTCTGGGCCAGGTCCTGATCACCCATCAAGACACGATTCGACGCATCGGCGGGGTGTTGATTATCGTGTTTGGGCTCTATCTGCTCGGGATACTGAATTTGAAATTCTTAAAAATGGAGCATCGGTATCAATTCCGCAGTCGCCCAGCCGGGTATCTCGGGTCATTCTTGATCGGGGTCGCCTTCGCCGCAGGGTGGACTCCGTGTGTGGGGCCGGTACTAGGATCCATCCTTCTCTATGCCAGTACGACGGATTCCCTTCTCAATGGGGTCGTGTTGCTGACGTTTTACTCGGTCGGCTTAGGGTTGCCGTTGTTCCTGACCGCATTGGGTGTTGATCGGTTCTTGGCCTATTTCAAAGAAGTGCGGGCCTATCTGTGGGGCGTTTCGACCGTGAGCGGAGTCATGTTGGTCTTGGTCGGCGTGATGATCTATGCGAATTCACTGACGATGGTGACCAGTTTTTTGGAGCGATATGGGATCGGCTGGTATCTGGGCCAGTAA
- a CDS encoding TlpA family protein disulfide reductase encodes MLFMAPCSEAESLRTKTWQVFERGVVQVGDEAPNFKLRDLAGNVMSLSQLRGKVVLLNFWATWCGPCRVEMPAMEQLYRTFPRGEFEILAVSTDPQGAAVTRPFQKRMGFTFPILHDSEYRVGLTYGARTIPITFMVDRQGIVRQKIFGARDWDSPEARDLIYALMKS; translated from the coding sequence ATGCTTTTCATGGCACCTTGTTCCGAGGCAGAGTCGCTCCGGACTAAAACGTGGCAAGTCTTCGAACGTGGTGTCGTCCAGGTCGGTGACGAAGCTCCGAATTTCAAGCTGCGGGACCTTGCCGGCAACGTCATGAGTTTATCCCAGCTGAGAGGAAAAGTCGTGCTGCTGAATTTTTGGGCGACCTGGTGTGGGCCATGCCGTGTTGAGATGCCGGCGATGGAACAGCTCTATCGAACCTTTCCACGAGGCGAGTTCGAGATTTTGGCGGTGTCTACCGATCCGCAGGGTGCGGCCGTGACACGCCCGTTCCAGAAACGAATGGGGTTCACATTTCCCATTCTGCACGATTCGGAGTATCGCGTAGGCCTTACATACGGAGCACGGACGATCCCAATCACCTTCATGGTCGACCGTCAAGGTATCGTGCGACAAAAGATTTTCGGCGCTCGTGACTGGGACTCACCAGAGGCACGCGATTTGATTTATGCACTGATGAAGTCGTGA
- a CDS encoding methionine adenosyltransferase: MRDNYLFTSESVTEGHPDKIADQISDGILDAIIAQDKHSRVACETILTTGIAFVAGEISTKAYVEIPDIIRDVIKDVGYCDASWGFDFHTCSVLTAIHQQSSDIAMGVDSGGAGDQGLMFGYATNETDELMPMPIVLAHRLTKRLAEVRKKKILDWVRPDGKSQVTVEYKNGKPVRIDTIVVSTQHSPDVTSKQIERDIMEKVIKPVMPKGLYDPTGVKHHINPTGRFVVGGPMGDTGLTGRKIIVDTYGGHGSHGGGAFSGKDPTKVDRSASYMARYIAKNLVAAGLAEKCEVQLAYAIGVADPVSVLVDTKNTEKVSVDILDKLVRKHFPLTPRGIIDHLKLRRPIFRKTAAYGHFGRNEPEFTWEKTDKVKALRKDTGL; encoded by the coding sequence ATGCGAGACAATTATCTCTTTACTTCGGAATCGGTCACTGAGGGACATCCGGATAAGATCGCCGACCAGATCTCCGACGGCATCTTAGACGCCATCATCGCTCAAGACAAACATTCCCGTGTCGCCTGCGAAACGATCCTGACCACGGGGATTGCCTTTGTGGCCGGTGAAATTTCCACCAAGGCCTATGTCGAAATCCCGGATATTATCCGTGATGTCATTAAGGATGTCGGCTATTGTGATGCCTCGTGGGGGTTCGACTTCCATACCTGCTCAGTCCTGACCGCCATTCACCAGCAATCCAGTGATATTGCCATGGGCGTGGATTCCGGTGGCGCCGGCGATCAGGGCCTGATGTTCGGGTATGCCACCAATGAAACGGATGAACTCATGCCGATGCCGATCGTGTTGGCCCACAGACTGACCAAGCGTCTTGCCGAGGTCCGAAAAAAGAAGATTCTCGATTGGGTGAGACCGGACGGCAAATCCCAAGTGACGGTTGAATACAAAAACGGCAAGCCCGTGCGGATCGATACGATCGTCGTTTCCACACAACATAGCCCGGATGTGACGAGCAAACAGATTGAACGTGACATCATGGAAAAGGTTATCAAGCCTGTGATGCCCAAAGGCCTTTATGACCCAACCGGCGTGAAGCATCACATCAACCCCACCGGACGTTTCGTCGTCGGCGGTCCGATGGGTGACACAGGGCTTACGGGCCGAAAGATCATCGTCGATACCTACGGTGGACATGGTAGTCACGGTGGTGGCGCTTTCTCCGGCAAGGACCCCACAAAGGTGGACCGTTCCGCCTCGTACATGGCGCGCTACATCGCCAAGAATCTCGTTGCCGCCGGCTTGGCCGAAAAGTGCGAAGTACAGTTAGCCTACGCAATCGGGGTTGCTGATCCTGTCTCCGTGCTCGTCGACACGAAGAACACCGAAAAAGTATCGGTCGACATTCTCGATAAACTTGTGCGCAAGCACTTCCCCTTGACTCCTCGAGGTATTATCGATCATCTCAAGCTCCGACGGCCGATTTTCCGTAAGACGGCCGCTTACGGACACTTTGGACGCAACGAACCGGAATTCACCTGGGAAAAGACCGACAAGGTCAAAGCACTCCGCAAAGACACCGGCCTGTAA
- a CDS encoding adenosylhomocysteinase — MDYDVRDIKLADQGKSKIEWAEATMPVLRLIRKRFKRQQPLKGVRVTACLHVTTETANLAITLKAGGADVRLCASNPLSTQDDVAAALVQHEGIPTFAIKGEDNATYYRHIESAIAHRPHLTMDDGADVVSHLHSKRKELLKNVIGGTEETTTGVIRLRSMAEKKVLKFPVISVNDADTKHMFDNRYGTGQSTMDGIVRATNRLVCGSVVVVVGYGWCGRGIAMRAKGMGADVVVTEVDPLKGLEAVMDGFRVMPMEQAAPVGDFFVTVTGNIHVIRGEHFAAMKDGAIVCNSGHFNVELDIPTLEKLAGNRKVVRTGVEQFTLKKNGHRVSLLGEGRLVNLATAEGHPSSVMDMSFANQALGAEYIVKNYKQLEKKVYPVPEAIDKEIARLKLAGMGVAIDTLTAEQKKYLASWEMGT, encoded by the coding sequence GTGGACTACGATGTGAGAGATATCAAGCTGGCAGACCAAGGCAAATCGAAGATCGAATGGGCGGAAGCAACGATGCCCGTATTGCGGCTGATTCGCAAACGGTTCAAGCGGCAACAACCATTAAAGGGAGTTCGCGTCACCGCGTGTTTGCACGTGACTACCGAAACGGCGAATCTGGCGATCACGTTGAAGGCCGGCGGGGCCGATGTCCGTCTCTGTGCTTCAAATCCCCTCAGTACTCAGGACGACGTCGCCGCAGCATTGGTTCAACATGAAGGCATTCCAACCTTTGCCATCAAGGGCGAAGACAACGCCACGTACTACCGCCATATCGAATCCGCGATTGCGCACCGGCCCCATCTAACCATGGATGACGGCGCCGATGTGGTGTCGCACCTGCACTCCAAGCGCAAAGAACTGCTGAAAAATGTCATCGGCGGTACGGAAGAAACGACCACCGGCGTCATTCGTTTGCGTAGTATGGCCGAAAAGAAAGTTCTCAAGTTCCCGGTCATTTCCGTCAACGATGCCGACACCAAACATATGTTCGACAACCGCTACGGAACCGGTCAATCCACCATGGACGGCATTGTGCGCGCGACCAACCGATTGGTCTGCGGCTCAGTCGTTGTGGTAGTGGGCTATGGATGGTGCGGACGGGGTATCGCAATGCGGGCCAAAGGGATGGGCGCGGACGTTGTCGTGACCGAGGTGGATCCCTTAAAGGGCCTCGAAGCCGTCATGGACGGATTCCGCGTCATGCCGATGGAACAAGCGGCTCCGGTTGGAGATTTCTTCGTAACGGTCACCGGCAACATCCACGTGATCCGCGGAGAACATTTCGCTGCGATGAAAGACGGCGCCATCGTCTGCAATAGCGGTCACTTCAATGTGGAGCTGGATATCCCAACTCTTGAAAAGCTGGCCGGTAATCGCAAGGTTGTTCGGACCGGAGTTGAGCAATTCACGCTTAAGAAAAACGGCCATCGTGTCAGCTTGCTCGGTGAAGGCCGGCTGGTGAACCTTGCCACCGCGGAAGGACATCCGTCCAGCGTCATGGATATGAGCTTTGCGAACCAGGCGCTTGGCGCCGAATACATCGTGAAGAATTACAAGCAGCTCGAAAAGAAAGTGTATCCCGTCCCGGAGGCTATCGATAAAGAGATTGCCCGGCTCAAACTGGCCGGCATGGGTGTGGCAATCGATACGTTGACGGCGGAGCAGAAGAAGTATCTCGCATCCTGGGAAATGGGCACATAG
- a CDS encoding cyclase family protein, giving the protein MLTPVIGVLIAVAGCSSAIPQRDDLAWEQSRIVDLTHSFGSDTIVWPTEQDFKLVVQHAEDTPSGYYYASNRLEMAEHGGTHIDAPIHFSRGKQTLDQIPVERLVGTGIRIDVTEQCARDRDYRVAIADFERWEAEHGRIPNGAIALLDTGYARSWPDRKAYLGTQERGQEGVRALHFPGLHPEAAAWLVRERRVKAVGIDTASIDFGRSTKFEAHVALLSQNVPVFENLAKLHDLPHRGFDVIALPMKIAGGTGGPLRIIAVISPAH; this is encoded by the coding sequence ATGCTGACTCCCGTGATAGGGGTACTGATTGCGGTCGCGGGGTGCTCCTCTGCTATTCCTCAGCGCGATGATTTGGCCTGGGAGCAGTCTCGGATTGTTGATCTCACCCACTCGTTCGGGTCGGATACCATCGTCTGGCCGACGGAACAGGACTTCAAGCTCGTCGTCCAGCATGCCGAGGATACGCCGAGTGGGTACTACTACGCGTCTAACCGTCTGGAGATGGCTGAGCATGGCGGCACCCACATCGATGCCCCGATCCATTTTTCCAGAGGGAAGCAGACGCTGGATCAGATTCCAGTGGAGCGATTAGTCGGGACCGGCATCCGAATCGATGTCACGGAGCAATGCGCACGTGATCGGGATTACCGCGTGGCGATCGCCGATTTCGAGCGGTGGGAAGCCGAGCATGGGCGAATACCAAATGGCGCCATCGCTCTGTTGGACACGGGCTATGCGCGATCCTGGCCGGATCGGAAAGCCTATCTGGGAACACAAGAAAGAGGGCAGGAGGGAGTGCGCGCGTTGCACTTCCCCGGGTTGCATCCTGAAGCCGCGGCTTGGTTGGTACGTGAACGACGAGTGAAAGCCGTGGGCATCGATACTGCCTCGATCGATTTTGGCCGATCGACCAAATTCGAAGCACACGTCGCGCTGCTATCTCAGAATGTGCCGGTGTTCGAAAATCTCGCCAAGCTGCATGATCTGCCACATCGCGGGTTCGACGTGATTGCCCTTCCGATGAAGATTGCCGGCGGCACGGGTGGCCCTCTACGGATCATTGCGGTGATATCACCTGCGCACTGA
- a CDS encoding glutaredoxin — MADPIDDEIQKEVKAHKILIYGKGTKTMPMCGFTRETMQFFEKYGYPYELIDVLSQPAKREALTKLTNWPTLPKVFIDGTFYGDTDILDPMAAKGEIEPLLKKAFGK, encoded by the coding sequence ATGGCCGATCCGATCGATGACGAAATCCAAAAAGAAGTAAAGGCGCATAAGATTTTGATCTACGGCAAGGGAACCAAGACCATGCCGATGTGCGGGTTCACGAGGGAGACCATGCAGTTTTTTGAAAAATATGGGTATCCCTACGAGCTTATCGACGTCTTGTCACAGCCTGCAAAACGGGAAGCCCTGACGAAGCTGACGAATTGGCCGACGCTTCCCAAAGTATTTATCGACGGCACTTTTTATGGTGATACCGATATTCTCGATCCCATGGCCGCCAAGGGTGAGATCGAACCGCTCCTGAAAAAAGCGTTCGGGAAGTAG
- a CDS encoding BolA family transcriptional regulator, with translation MITLDVLTDYVHKCLPDAVVTVTDRTGTMNHLKVVIVSDGFQGKNLLDRHRMIYQALDAPMKDGRIHALELTARTRDEA, from the coding sequence GTGATCACACTCGATGTATTGACCGATTATGTTCACAAGTGCCTGCCGGATGCCGTGGTGACAGTGACCGATCGGACGGGAACGATGAATCATTTGAAGGTCGTTATCGTTTCGGATGGGTTTCAGGGAAAGAATCTCTTGGACCGGCACCGCATGATCTATCAAGCCTTAGACGCCCCGATGAAGGATGGACGGATCCATGCATTGGAGTTAACGGCACGAACCAGAGATGAGGCATAG
- a CDS encoding response regulator: MSEFKSGFFVGGESCNGRVLIVDDEPDIRKVVRMTLHKAGYDILEAENGEKAIEVINSGENRLLLDVIICDIRMPKVNGIEAIAYFRQNYPRVPLIVLTGFPDTDMATSLLRQGVVDYLVKPVEGEKLKASVARAMEQRELAHL, translated from the coding sequence ATGAGCGAATTCAAATCCGGGTTTTTTGTAGGAGGGGAAAGCTGTAATGGTCGAGTGCTGATCGTCGATGACGAACCCGACATCCGTAAGGTCGTCCGAATGACGCTGCACAAGGCGGGGTACGATATCCTGGAAGCAGAAAATGGAGAAAAAGCCATCGAAGTCATCAACTCCGGTGAGAATCGCCTCCTTCTTGACGTCATCATCTGCGACATCCGGATGCCGAAGGTAAACGGCATCGAAGCAATCGCCTACTTCCGCCAGAACTATCCGCGCGTCCCCTTGATCGTCCTGACCGGATTCCCGGACACCGACATGGCCACGTCTTTACTCCGGCAGGGTGTGGTGGATTATCTCGTGAAGCCGGTGGAAGGCGAAAAATTGAAAGCCTCTGTCGCTCGTGCCATGGAACAGCGTGAATTGGCTCATCTATGA
- a CDS encoding HAMP domain-containing protein produces MSETPISSRPGTRWGLKTKIILSMLLVGIIPLVVGLGMAFWQGSQEIREVSGESFEALATEAARKLDLLLAEEIAHTARIANDSAIIRELEHRRDARGDSKNPAAAITDLERRWTDRETAAIKSITDNRLSALLHEYYTGVHSAPGQLLPHVVRSSTKMLFLTDAHGVLVATMTDHPAFRHHTTQWWKGTFNKAVGKLYVEDVHFDEQVNAYVFSISLPVMDSLRYEVVGVLHRVIDAKEFFSPATHVTRFGKTGHVMLIDTNGIVVSCPILPTGVPLSDPKLIPLVTPQQPGWIQASSDGHGGQATSVIGFAPLSETSRVTNGSSDDGSWHTFVWQSSDELFAPIEHLFAWVTVFGAVAIVLLASLGYVAAGRIVTPVRQLQQAAQSIGRGELRTPIQIHTGDELEDLAAEFNRMNQQLKAAFAGLTDQVKLKTQEVQVLQQSTDQILDAVPTPILLIDAHEIVRYINRAARESFTVQEPMSGASLFTILPLDSAVQKQLQAEFRTNGDKPFATADFERETAPRDPLEPTADHESARHRSELHIGSRIYHYQWFRLPAKPGEEDSIGLVLRDTTDESRLQDQLVQAEKTGSLGVLTAGIGHELNNPLFGVIGLGEAIQEEDNLERIKSYAQDIVAHGRRMSTIIRDFTGMASRDTSDKPVPIVLERELDEALATAQTTVEMKSIVIQKTYAGETPVLAFPDQLRQALVNLMTNAVQAMKGEGTLALTTVQSDHMVTATITDSGPGISKQHLSKVFDPFFTTKGQGEGSGLGLTVARRIIRKFGGDLRIECLEGQGTTCIVTLPISASQSPKGGSWATSASRSEPQPSHSS; encoded by the coding sequence ATGAGCGAGACGCCGATATCATCGCGGCCAGGCACACGATGGGGGCTGAAGACCAAGATCATTCTTTCCATGCTGCTCGTCGGTATCATTCCGCTCGTTGTGGGTTTGGGCATGGCATTCTGGCAGGGTTCCCAAGAAATCAGGGAGGTCAGCGGGGAAAGTTTTGAAGCGCTTGCGACTGAAGCCGCCCGCAAACTTGATCTCCTCCTTGCCGAAGAAATCGCGCACACCGCTCGTATCGCGAACGACTCTGCGATCATTCGAGAGTTGGAGCACCGGCGTGATGCGCGAGGCGACTCCAAGAATCCGGCGGCCGCGATCACTGATTTGGAGCGGCGTTGGACAGATCGAGAAACAGCCGCGATCAAATCCATCACGGACAACCGTCTCAGCGCATTGCTCCACGAGTACTATACCGGCGTCCATAGTGCACCCGGCCAATTGCTTCCGCACGTCGTCCGCTCCTCGACAAAGATGCTGTTCCTGACGGACGCACACGGTGTGCTCGTAGCAACGATGACCGATCATCCGGCGTTTCGCCACCACACGACCCAATGGTGGAAGGGGACCTTCAACAAGGCCGTGGGAAAGCTCTATGTCGAAGATGTCCATTTCGACGAGCAGGTGAACGCCTATGTATTCTCCATCTCACTCCCGGTCATGGACAGTCTTCGGTATGAGGTCGTCGGAGTCCTTCACCGCGTGATCGACGCCAAGGAATTCTTTTCTCCTGCGACCCATGTCACTCGATTTGGAAAGACCGGCCATGTCATGCTGATTGATACCAACGGGATCGTCGTCAGTTGCCCAATTCTTCCTACCGGCGTCCCATTGTCCGATCCGAAGTTAATCCCGCTCGTGACACCACAGCAACCCGGTTGGATACAAGCCTCGAGCGACGGTCACGGCGGGCAGGCTACGTCCGTCATCGGGTTTGCCCCGCTTTCGGAAACCAGCCGGGTCACCAACGGCTCCAGCGACGATGGGTCGTGGCACACCTTCGTCTGGCAATCGTCCGATGAGCTCTTTGCGCCGATCGAGCATCTGTTCGCCTGGGTGACGGTGTTTGGAGCCGTGGCCATCGTGCTGCTGGCCTCGCTTGGCTACGTGGCTGCCGGTCGCATTGTCACCCCGGTACGACAACTGCAGCAGGCCGCGCAGTCCATCGGGCGCGGTGAACTGCGAACCCCAATTCAGATCCACACCGGTGACGAATTGGAGGACTTGGCCGCAGAATTCAACCGCATGAATCAACAGCTGAAAGCCGCTTTCGCCGGACTGACCGACCAAGTCAAATTGAAAACTCAGGAAGTCCAGGTCCTCCAGCAATCTACGGATCAGATTCTAGACGCCGTCCCCACTCCCATTCTCTTAATCGATGCACACGAAATCGTGCGCTACATCAATCGGGCGGCCCGCGAATCCTTCACGGTCCAGGAGCCGATGTCGGGAGCGTCGCTGTTCACGATACTTCCACTCGACTCAGCCGTTCAGAAACAGCTTCAAGCGGAGTTCCGGACCAACGGGGATAAGCCTTTCGCCACAGCCGACTTCGAGCGTGAGACAGCACCGAGGGATCCGTTGGAACCTACTGCCGATCACGAATCCGCCCGCCATCGGTCGGAACTCCACATCGGATCGCGGATCTATCACTATCAGTGGTTCCGATTGCCCGCCAAACCGGGGGAAGAAGACAGCATTGGGTTGGTGCTTCGAGACACCACGGATGAGAGCCGGCTGCAGGACCAGTTGGTTCAGGCAGAGAAAACAGGAAGCCTTGGCGTGCTGACCGCCGGCATCGGCCATGAACTCAACAACCCCTTGTTCGGAGTCATCGGGCTTGGGGAAGCCATCCAAGAAGAAGACAATCTTGAACGGATCAAGAGCTATGCTCAGGATATTGTGGCCCATGGTCGCCGAATGTCGACGATCATCCGAGATTTCACCGGCATGGCAAGCCGAGACACTTCCGACAAGCCTGTTCCGATCGTTTTGGAGCGTGAATTGGACGAAGCGTTAGCCACGGCACAGACCACCGTTGAAATGAAAAGCATCGTGATCCAGAAAACCTATGCGGGCGAGACACCCGTCCTCGCTTTTCCGGATCAACTCCGGCAAGCGCTGGTGAATCTAATGACCAACGCTGTGCAAGCCATGAAAGGCGAGGGCACCCTCGCCTTAACCACCGTCCAGTCAGACCATATGGTGACCGCAACCATCACCGACTCCGGACCCGGTATTTCCAAGCAACACCTCTCGAAGGTCTTTGACCCATTTTTTACAACAAAAGGACAGGGGGAGGGTTCGGGACTCGGGCTGACAGTCGCGAGACGCATTATCCGAAAATTCGGAGGCGACCTCCGCATCGAATGTCTCGAAGGCCAAGGCACCACATGCATCGTCACCCTGCCGATCAGTGCGTCTCAATCACCCAAAGGAGGCTCATGGGCAACTTCCGCCTCGCGTTCCGAGCCGCAACCATCACACTCATCTTAG
- a CDS encoding DUF3365 domain-containing protein yields the protein MGNFRLAFRAATITLILGGCWGVAALLAAKESPIAVGISPERVADYVHAVVEADRTIYTTQVVNRMQGKGIVAATEHWEQDNALPLPAQFLQHSGRLVAESGRGIRYRLIGLSPIYQRNAPATDFERKALETLKGQPDRPITGIVSSGKKQYFQAIYADRAVSSACVTCHNSHPLSPKQDFKVNDVMGGIAITIPLE from the coding sequence ATGGGCAACTTCCGCCTCGCGTTCCGAGCCGCAACCATCACACTCATCTTAGGGGGGTGCTGGGGTGTGGCTGCTCTCCTCGCCGCCAAAGAGAGCCCGATCGCTGTCGGGATCTCTCCCGAAAGGGTCGCGGATTACGTCCATGCTGTCGTCGAGGCAGATCGCACGATTTATACGACCCAGGTCGTTAATCGTATGCAGGGGAAAGGGATTGTCGCAGCAACCGAACATTGGGAGCAGGACAACGCGCTTCCCCTGCCGGCCCAGTTCCTCCAACATTCGGGCCGATTGGTCGCCGAGAGCGGCCGCGGTATCCGTTATAGACTCATCGGGCTCTCCCCGATCTATCAACGCAACGCCCCCGCTACCGACTTCGAGCGAAAGGCTCTAGAGACGCTCAAAGGCCAGCCCGATCGGCCGATCACCGGAATTGTCTCAAGCGGCAAAAAACAATACTTCCAAGCCATCTATGCGGACCGCGCCGTCTCTTCTGCCTGCGTCACATGCCACAACAGTCATCCACTGAGTCCCAAGCAGGACTTTAAGGTGAATGATGTGATGGGTGGTATCGCGATTACGATCCCGCTGGAATAG
- a CDS encoding AI-2E family transporter gives MTRQQLFSVVFFSLLVLLLYQIGLMFKPFVLSALWAGLLAHWGFPIHLRLTKLLGGKEAVSAAVLTFGALGIVIVPLVVMGAMLVREAGAAEQEIRVWISSGGLQRLPDQLAAIPVIGGWLKSAVSGTGTPVLSVEQSLMTGVKEVSQFLVGSMGGLLKNAFALVTDFFMMLLVLFFLFKDGRQWLAVLYELIPMEESHKSKILTRLDQTIRAVVKGMLVTAIVQGLLAGLAYLALSVPFPIGLTALTIVLAPIPFGGTGLIWGPVVLYFFWIGSVGKALAMLAWGIGVVSMVDQFLRPWLIGQDVQIPVLLLVLSVLGGLALYGLLGLFVGPILVSLLMTAVQIYREEYQLKQTVAPASSSTPS, from the coding sequence ATGACTCGACAGCAACTCTTTTCCGTCGTGTTCTTTTCTCTCCTGGTATTGCTGCTGTACCAGATTGGGTTGATGTTCAAACCCTTCGTGCTGTCGGCTCTCTGGGCGGGACTACTTGCCCATTGGGGGTTCCCCATCCATCTTCGGCTGACAAAACTGTTGGGTGGCAAGGAGGCAGTATCCGCAGCAGTGCTGACGTTCGGTGCGTTGGGCATCGTGATCGTCCCGTTGGTCGTGATGGGGGCTATGCTGGTACGGGAAGCGGGAGCAGCGGAACAGGAGATTCGTGTGTGGATTTCGTCCGGCGGACTTCAAAGGTTGCCGGACCAATTGGCGGCCATCCCCGTCATCGGCGGTTGGTTGAAGTCGGCTGTATCGGGAACCGGCACACCGGTGCTTTCCGTAGAGCAGTCGTTGATGACCGGGGTGAAAGAGGTCAGCCAATTTTTAGTCGGCAGCATGGGCGGCCTGCTGAAGAATGCGTTCGCGCTCGTGACAGATTTTTTCATGATGTTGTTGGTGCTGTTTTTCCTTTTCAAGGATGGCCGACAGTGGCTCGCGGTGTTATACGAACTGATCCCGATGGAAGAGTCCCACAAGTCCAAGATCCTGACCCGGTTGGATCAAACGATTCGTGCGGTGGTGAAAGGGATGCTGGTGACGGCCATTGTTCAAGGCCTCCTGGCGGGGCTGGCCTACCTTGCGCTCAGTGTGCCCTTTCCGATCGGACTCACGGCATTGACGATCGTTTTGGCCCCGATTCCATTCGGTGGAACGGGGTTGATCTGGGGCCCTGTTGTCCTCTACTTCTTCTGGATCGGTTCTGTCGGAAAAGCGCTTGCGATGCTGGCTTGGGGGATCGGCGTTGTCTCGATGGTCGATCAGTTTCTTCGCCCATGGCTGATAGGCCAAGATGTGCAGATTCCCGTGTTGCTGCTCGTGCTCAGTGTGTTGGGCGGGCTGGCGCTGTACGGATTGCTCGGCCTCTTCGTCGGACCGATATTGGTCAGTTTGCTCATGACCGCGGTTCAGATTTATCGGGAAGAGTACCAACTCAAGCAGACGGTTGCGCCCGCGAGCTCGTCGACGCCATCTTAA